From the Acipenser ruthenus chromosome 5, fAciRut3.2 maternal haplotype, whole genome shotgun sequence genome, the window CCAAAATATTTTGCTCAAGATCTGGCGCCAAATGGGATTACAAGTTAACAGATGAAATGATATTCATATAACTGGCCCAACTACTGATGTATATGAATCGATTAATTTTCTTAACATGGacatgtcttgtgtttttttttaatttgcactttatatctggaaaataaataaaagctacagTTCAGCATCTTAAATTATGGACTTGTGTAATTTCGTAGTAGTTAACATGTTAACAAAAACATGATCACGCTTCTGCAATTACTTAAACGTAGACAGTCTGAAATGAAAAACAACGCATCTCtaccataaaaagaaaaaaaataatacaaaaacataatTGTGTTACCTATAGTTCGATGACGCAGTCACTGCTATGTTACTTTATTGTTGCAGCTAGTCTCATCAGTACATATAATTATACACGCTATCAATATGATTCTAACCTCTATGGTactttaaaataactttgtttataaatgtattatttctgtCTTATTGAATTATTCTTAACTGTTTATGGTTTACTTGCTTACCGGTATTCCTAATACTTGTAGCGCATAAATATAACTTTTTacctgtaaaacacacacacaaccatatatatatatagttttaataaTTACGTTGATGTATTgtaagtattgttttgtttaaattaaaatgatatttctTTGGcgcttttttcccccccaagatTACAAAACCAACTCAAATTATCCCGCAATCTGGATACTAAACTCTGATTGGACGTTGTGTTTGGTTTTATTACTCGCGAGGATGTCTCGTATGGTGTTGTCACTTCCAGTAGTCTCTTGATTGGTTCAGCTTTTCTGGCGCCAAGGTTTTGAGATATACATTTGAACACAAAAATTCAGCTAGTCATTTTACTGCAGAGCGTTGTAGGTGCTGTTTGAATTGAGAAAAAGCTACTGACAGTAGGCTTTATAAATTGGcgcttttttttgcttttaatttctcagtttgtgtcagttatttttatatacatttataataagcagttctgtttagttttttgttaattACATAAATCTAAAATGCTTTCTGCTCGCTCTCCACTGTCATCCAAGAACGAAAACGCAATAATTTCAAATATGACAAACATTTGTTTGACTGATAAGGAGAATACAGTAAGTGCTCTTTCTCTCTTTAAACGTGTTAGTTTTCTGTAAACCATTGTATAAGGTATATTGTAGAAACTAACGAGCTGCTATCGCGTAAATGTTAAACGGATGTAGTACCGATGTATAGCAAATTGTATAATATAGCTTATTCTACTTCTTGTAGCCTCCAAGCATGAGCACGACCAGAATTTTAGCATCGAAAACGGCAAGGAGAATCTTTGAATTAACTGAAGTAAGTAAACGATTATTGTTGCTATGTGTTTGTGGAGGGGGTTGTCTTGGCGCCAAAGACAGCCGGGCATTGTCACCAGAGGCCgcgtttgttttgttgttttggcaCAATACTGGCATCAGTCCTTTGGGGGTCATACTGGTATTATAATTTGTCCTTGTAATAATTCTGACAGTATACTTCTATTGGTTATAACAGTAGCTTGCATTTTATTTGAGTTGTAGAtacaagtactgtactacttcatAGTATCAAATACATGTGTTTATGCTTCGCCCCCATGTTCTACTGGTAACTAAGTTTCATACTGTAAGTCaaagtgagagtgtgtgtgtgcttatatgtacacttttttttttttaaggcttgcATAATGCCACTAGTTAATttatgttggctttttttataggTGACAAAGAATGACAAAATCCAAGAAGAGCCTCTCTTGAAAGATAACCCACGCAGATTTGTCGTCTTTCCCATCCAGTACCATGACATCTGGCAGATGTACAAGAAAGCAAAGGCCTCTTTCTGGACAGCAGAAGAGGTTTGTTCCTTATATTATGTATATTGCCTCCTGAATCTGCATTGATCAGTGTTAATGCAGAAGACTGGATTTAAAACCTCCTGGTATACTTTTGAATTGACTAGGTTGACCTCTCCAAAGACATCGCGCACTGGGAATCGCTGAGAAAAGAAGAAAGATACTTCATCTCTCACGTACTCGCGTTCTTTGCTGCGAGTGATGGCATAGTTAATGAGAATTTGGTATGTATCCAGTGCTGCTTTGACAAAATGTATGTTTTCTGCAATGACAACTGCAGCCTGTGACCTGAACCATTTGAACCTGGTCTCATTTGAACCTGGTCTCATTTGAACCTGGTCTCATTTGAACCTGGTCTCATTTGAACCTGGTCTCATTTTATTTTTGCTCACTAGGTGGAGCGCTTTAGCCAGGAAGTTCAAGTGACCGAAGCCCGTTGTTTCTATGGTTTCCAAATTGCCATGGAGAACATCCACTCTGAAATGTACAGCCTGCTTATTGATACCTACATCAAAGATCCCACAGAGAGGtactttttgtttaatgtataCATTTAGAGCAGCTAATGCATTCTATACCTGATCTCTCTTCATGTAAATGTGATGGCTTTCTTCTGTACAGACTTAAATGCGTAACTGGTGGGCTGCAATAACTGTAGATGTTTACCacctatattttaaaattaagtgTTGCATACTTTTTGTGGAAATAAACTATTTTACCctctctaacccccccccccccccccccccctgctatTAGGGAGTACCTGTTTAATGCCATTGAAACCTTGCCATGTGTCAAAAGGAAGGCTGACTGGGCTATGAACTGGATTGGAAACAAGGAAGCGCAATATGGTGAGTTGCTAGCCTTTGACTTGTATTTTAACAATGGCTCACTTGACTATTTCTAAAtgtgaaactgatttttaaaatggCAAATTAACTAAGTTTTTAGTTAAAGTTGTTTTGTTAACAAATTTCTTTACACCTCAGGTGAACGTGTTGTGGCCTTTGCTGCAGTTGAAGGAATCTTTTTCTCTGGATCATTTGCTTCTATATTCTGGTTGAAGAAACGAGGGTTGATGCCAGGGCTTACTTTTTCCAATGAACTCATTAGCAGAGATGAGGTTGGTCTCTTTTACTTGCTGTGAAAacttactatttttattattaatttgctgCTTGTGGTTCCACAGCTTGACTTGGCCTGCTGACAGTACAGTGAAACCAGGTGTGCTTTATTACCACTTGTAGTGAATGTAATCATGATGATGGTCTCCCCCATGATCTTTTTAGTCCACATTGGTAGTGGGTTTGTATTTTAACAATATACTGTACCATACTTCTAGTGGATGTGTCATACAATTTCTCTTGGGGCTCTGTAGCTGTCCACTGTCTATTGCCAGTTGTCCCTCAAGTGTCAATTGTGGTTgacttaattgtttttttttttttaattccagggGTTGCACTGCGACTTTGCATGCCTTATGTTCAAGCACCTAGTGCATAAACCCTCGGAAGAAAAAGTAAATGAAATCATCAATGATGCTGTCCGGATAGAACAGGTAAGTGAGTTATCTAgatctgcctttaatgcactttaacttgcacttatctgctccctattttactgtatttagtcCTGCTCTTAACCCAATCTGCAGTatattgtatttcacctgcactcgtatctaaccctgatgtaactatcaacactgttatctgctcctgaactgccccgatatcaaatcatactgtgttttgtatttgctcttattaggactgaagtcattgtattttgtatcttgctcttaattgtactgtaattctttatgtattttttgtatacaaatgtaagtcgccctgggtaagggcatctgctaagaaattaataataatgataatggatCTGGTTTCAGCTCAAGTATCATTCACAATTTTAGCTCAGTTGCAGTGGTAGGCCTACCACAAAGGCAGGAGAATCTCTTCTGAAACACCTGCATCTGTTTTCTATTTGGCACTGTTATTATAAATTGAAAACGGTGCACTGTAAATAATCACATTgtcatttacttcccacctcggCACAATTGTGtgaccttttttaaaaatgtttacaacatcaaaaacgtTAACGTCAAGGTAAACTAACAACAAAACGTTATAAAAGCCAATATAACAATGATCTATGTAATGCTTCATCCTTTTTTTCTCCATTCCTTTCCTCTCTACACACCTGCTTTGAGTaactcaatatatattttttgcaggaGTTTCTAACCGATTCGTTGCCAGTGAACTTGATTGGAATGAACTGCACTTTAATGAAACAGTACATTGAGTTTGTGGCTGATAGACTGATGCTGGAGCTGGGTTTCAGCAAGGTAATTTAGTTTATTGACTTGGCTTATGTGTGACTGAAATGAGGCTAATTGTTGGAATAAGTTTGATCCATCTAGGTATCTGAATTTAAGTTTCCATGAGAATCTTGTCACTAGCTATGTCTCCAttaaacctcttttttttttttttgtttttttttttttaaaagacagctttttgggtctccTAGTCCTGGCTTTGTctattacagatgatgtttctctgtacttgttgatttatgctttggataccacaccttgtaaatcgagtgatgcgagctatttcactcaatgtttttccttctttatgcaagtcagggttgtttataatagtagaaagcactagtggaggctttgagtaaattgttaatgctcataatgcatcagagtagaaaaatgcaacatgactaagacttttgcacagctgtgtgtgtgtgtaatatattagAGAGACGGAGAATCAACATATGTCCAATTTTAGTTAATTCTTGAAACACATCTTTCCTTCTTGGTCCATTTTCAGTCCAGCAACATGTTACATAACCAGAATGCTCAGTGAGGTTGGTTATTCTTAGCAGACATTCGCTAGAGTTTATATGCTAGTCTAGCGAGCGACTAGAAAAAAATTGATGGAAAtgcatataactttttttttcatttgttcgGATCAATTTATGcaacaaccttttttttaaagcttgtgaCGTCATTACGTACAGCTGTCTGTTTGCTAGAATCCAGTTTaatggaaacctgtttttgtacAGTAAGATTTGCATATGTGTGAAATGTGTTCAtcttgttgatggaaacatagctactGTGTACTTAGTTTGAGAAGTGTACAAAATATtgtattacccccccccccccctccccccccaagcGATTTGACTTATTTTGAAGCCTCCATTAAAACTAATAGACAAGCACTTAATGgtcacttttaaaaacaacttccATTTATTCTAAATTTAGTATTCCAATTCCAGTTGAGGTTTAACTAGGCACTTATTGAGTGTTCCCTTTGGGACCAATTTATTTGTACTCTTGCGAAAGGTTTtctaatgcatttgtttttctgcagATATTCAGAGTTGAGAATCCTTTTGATTTTATGGAGAACATCTCATTGGAAGGAAAGACCAACTTCTTTGAGAAGCGGGTAGGAGAGTATCAGAGAATGGGAGTGATGTCCAAGCCAACAGAGAAAACATTCACGTTGGATGCAGACTTCTAAACAGGCTTCATAGTTTTGTATTAAACTGGTTATTTCATGTGATACTTGAAGGAGCGTTGGTAGTACATGCCATACTCTTCTGGAATAACATCTCCTGCAGTACTAGCTTTTTATATTAaagtcttttaaaatgtgttaaagaACATGGATACTTGAATGGGCATAACACTTGCACAGACAAAACTATTTGTCACTAGAGATTTTCATGTACATTTAAGTATTTTAAtgtgtacagttttttttgtatgtattttatgcaCTTTAAAGATTGTAATAAATACCCTTTACTTGCATTGGTCCAAAAACTCTTGCTACAGGTGTCTGGGGGAGGGTGGTTTGTTTTAGAGCAAGAATGGCAAAAGTAGGGCTGGATGGGGGCATGATCAAAGCAGGTGTTCCCTATTGAGATTAAATCCATCTGTACTTTTATTAAAGATGGCAATCTAGTAAGGttgcataaaaataaattataaactaGACTTAAGACTCAACGTAACACTTTACAATTAATTGTATACAATTTATTGGTGCAGAGTTTGATTTCAAACTTGATCTGGTAACATTTTGGCTCTGAAATTTCCTGTAGTGAAATGGCTTTtaaggtgatttaaaaaaaacaaacaaaaaaaacaatattttcatatatataatgAGAGAGAGTAACTGCATCCTGAACCAAAGTAATTTACTGAATCTTGTTCATGGGATTTGAGTGGTATCATtcttaatgtaatgtgtacaaagAACACATTACAGAAATGGTATTTttgcaaaaaggaaaataaatttaaaattgaGCAGTATAAatgtgcaggttttttttttatttttatgtacttaTCCCAGGTAACCCGTCctcggtttagcgagggactactgtattttacatttgtataaCCAGCTGCATCTAAATGAGCAAACGCCATGATAATTGCAATTAtcacatttttttcaatatttccaaCCCTAGTATGAGCTATAAAAGTGAAGGATACCCTTTATTATCATTCAATTTCAGACTCAACCAAAAAGTTAGACCCTTAAATCCGCTCATAGAAAATTGTTTGTGCGGTATGGTTATTGAGCTATAAAAAACTATGGCCATGATGAGTCACTTGATGAAAACAAATTTGTGGCATATCAGCTGGATATTGGAAGCTTAATGTTGAATTGGAAAACTGtctacttcattaatatgattTCCAGACCCAGGCTTTCGTTTATTAGCATCCTATGAGTCCCCAGGGACCGTGCAGTGTTCATAAAGTAAGATAAAAATGGTTATTCTGCCACTCTGTCATAAGCTATTTGCTCACGGCTGGAGTTAAACCCAGGCATTTGAGAACCTATCTTTATACTGAACGTTCTCTTCTTGCCATTCACATGTTTAAATCTTCAACGTCTCAtgatcattttcattttattggtTTACTGCATTCACATAAGGGTTTGCCTTTTGTTGCAATTTACTTTGTCAGAAAACAAACCCAGACTGTTAATGTCATAAAAAAGTAGCTTTATGTGCAAGGCTGGTACTAAATTGTTCATGGTGTTACTTTCCACATTCAGAGGCTACAAAAAAGACatcttcacttttttttaaaatttggaatcaccaatttggtaagcccaattactgtttatttcaacctggcttaccgctgccacccccacgctgactcgggagagatgaagacggacacacgcatcTTCTGAAACGTACTGTCAGCTGTCtgcttttttcactctgcaggcccgccatacggccacctcagagctacagcgttggaggatcacgcagctctgggcaacttacaggcaggcctgcaggtgctcggccagttgtgcaccgccccctgggaactcctgtacacggttggcagtggaatagcctggactcgaaccggcgacctccaggttATAGGACGCATCCcacactccacacggagtgcctttacaacatggaatcaaaatggatttaattaggagtttttgccactgatcaacacaaaaaaactccataatgtcaaagcgaaaaataaaatctacaaattgttctaaattaattacaaatacaaaacagaaaataattgattgcataagtattcacccccttgagtcaatatttggtagaggcacctttggcagcaattacagccatgagtctatttggataagtctctaccagctttgcacatctggacactgcaatttttgcccattctttgcaaaattgctcaagctccgtgaAGTtagatggggacctttggtgaacagcaattttcaactctctCCACATATTCTcagttggattgaggtctgggctttgactgggccactccaggacattgaccttttttttaagccactccagtgtggctttggctgtatgtttggggtcattgtcctgctggaagatgaatcttctcccgaGTCCCAGGtttcttgcagacttcagcaggttttcctccaggatttctctgtactttgctgcatccattttgccctctatcttcacgagctttccaggccctgacgcagagaagcatccccatagcatgatgctgccaccaccatgcttcaaggtagggatggtgttctcaggatgatgtgcggtgttaggcttgcgccaaacatagcgcttagcgttgaggccaaaaagctctattttggtctcatcagaccatagaatcttcttccacttggtctcaaaGTCTCCTACATGTCTTCTGGCAAAcactagctgagatttgatgtgagttttttttcaacaatggctttctttttgccactctcccataaaggccagttttgtgaagcacccgggctattgttgccgtatgcacagtgtctcccagctcagccgtggaacactgtaactcctttagagttgccataggcctcttggtggcctccctgactagtgcccttcttgtccggatactcagtttttgaggacggcctgttctagacagattcacagttgtgccatattctctccatttcttaataacggactttactgtgctccaggggatattcaatgccttggaaatgttcttatatcctacccctgattggtgcttttgaagaaccttattccggatttgctttgaatgttccttcgtcttcatgatgtagtttctgttaggaaatgtattaaccaact encodes:
- the LOC117403249 gene encoding ribonucleoside-diphosphate reductase subunit M2-like — protein: MLSARSPLSSKNENAIISNMTNICLTDKENTPPSMSTTRILASKTARRIFELTEVTKNDKIQEEPLLKDNPRRFVVFPIQYHDIWQMYKKAKASFWTAEEVDLSKDIAHWESLRKEERYFISHVLAFFAASDGIVNENLVERFSQEVQVTEARCFYGFQIAMENIHSEMYSLLIDTYIKDPTEREYLFNAIETLPCVKRKADWAMNWIGNKEAQYGERVVAFAAVEGIFFSGSFASIFWLKKRGLMPGLTFSNELISRDEGLHCDFACLMFKHLVHKPSEEKVNEIINDAVRIEQEFLTDSLPVNLIGMNCTLMKQYIEFVADRLMLELGFSKIFRVENPFDFMENISLEGKTNFFEKRVGEYQRMGVMSKPTEKTFTLDADF